The proteins below are encoded in one region of Phalacrocorax aristotelis chromosome 13, bGulAri2.1, whole genome shotgun sequence:
- the ADNP gene encoding activity-dependent neuroprotector homeobox protein isoform X2, with amino-acid sequence MMPRKAFLSQKEKQARARERDMLKKRRRRQDYLKRSVEPQKNAETIKWHRDDEKRRENEQVKDKDIKKRWRQDERERRKNVDAMNWRREDEKRENERETMFQLPVNNLGSLRKARKTVKKILSDIGLEYCKEHIEDFKQFEPNDFYLKNTTWEDVGLWDPSLTKNQDYRTKPFCCSACPFSSKFFSAYKSHFRNVHSEDFENRILLNCPYCTFNADKKTLETHIKIFHAPNANTPSGGISTFKDKNKHDSLKPKQADSVEQAVYYCKKCTYRDPLYEIVRKHIYREHFQHVAAPYVAKGGEKSLNGAVPLSSSTREEGSIHCKRCLFMPKSYEALVQHVIEDHERIGYQVTAMIGHTNVVVPRSKPLMLIAPKPQDKKPMGLPQRMGPLSPGSVRSLSSQQMMNRLTIPKPTLNSAGVNMMSNVHLQQNNYGVKSVPPSYVGQPGGRLNLSGNAPVSISQQSQTMKQFSASGNGRPYTLGGEQRSQASARYSLQSANSSSLSSTQLKQTSLSQSQAASRVLGQSGSKSPVAATGPSAVNTSSTQKWKICTICNELFPENVYSVHFEKEHKAEKVPAVANYIMKIHNFTSKCLYCNRYLPTDTLLNHMLIHGLSCPYCRSTFNDVEKMAAHMRMVHVDEEMGPKTDSTLTFDLTLQQGSHTNIHLLVTTYNLRDAPAESVAYHAQNTPPVPPKPQPKIQEKSDVPVKSSPQAAVPYKKDVGKTLCPLCFSILKGPISDALAHHLRERHQVIQTVHPVEKKLTYKCIHCLGVYTSNMTASTITLHLVHCRGVGKTQNGQDKGTSSSRLSQSPAVAPVKRTYEHMEFSLMKKRKMDDDDSPSAFEEKPEEPVVLALDPKGHEDDSYEARKTFLTKYFNKQPYPTRREIEKLAASLWLWKSDIASHFSNKRKKCVRDCEKYKPGVLLGFNMKELNKVKHEMDFDAEWLFENHDEKNSRVNVSKTVDKKINLEKDNESSSDSYENIEEEYNESGSPFGQRISDMGGKASSDGTVENPEDSIAKEIIEENASQSPEKSDQKQEESSKYEEIISAEEPAKLVGDVSDSEGDQDDAAEWKDGASQSESGPGSQQVSDFEDNTSEVKPEVWTDESSQSEDAGSSKPTAETKRGGSESDEEQSKWKNRSYGKVEEFWSKDQSQWKNASEIEESLSNQQMEWQNSTIDSEDGDQFDSVTDGVAEPMHSSLTGVELSSQQA; translated from the exons ATGATGCCCcgtaaagcttttctttcccagaaagaaaagcaggctcGTGCCAGGGAAAGGGATATGttaaaaaagaggaggaggcgACAAGACTATCTCAAAAGAAGCGTGGAGCcgcagaaaaatgcagaaacaatAAAATGGCACAGGGATGAtgagaagaggagagaaaatgagCAAGTTAAGGACAAAGATATCAAGAAGCGGTGGAGACAGGATGAGAGAGAACGACGAAAGAATGTGGACGCTATGAATTGGCGCAGGGAAGATgagaagagggaaaatgagCGAG AAACTATGTTCCAACTTCCTGTCAACAACCTTGGCAGTTTAAGAAAGGCCCggaaaactgtgaaaaaaatacttagtgACATTGGTTTGGAATACTGTAAAGAACATATAGAA gaTTTTAAGCAGTTTGAACCTAAtgacttttatttgaaaaacactACATGGGAAGATGTAGGATTGTGGGACCCATCGCTTACAAAAAATCAG GACTATCGGACAAAGCCCTTTTGCTGCAGTGCATGTCCATTTTCCTCGAAGTTCTTTTCAGCGTACAAAAGCCACTTCCGGAATGTTCATAGTGAAGACTTTGAAAATAGGATTCTCCTTAATTGTCCTTACTGTACTTTCAATGCGGACAAAAAGACTTTGGAAAcgcacattaaaatatttcatgctcCAAATGCCAATACACCAAGTGGAGGCATCAGcacttttaaagataaaaacaaacatgatAGCCTTAAACCTAAGCAGGCTGACAGTGTAGAACAAGCTGTTTATTACTGTAAGAAGTGCACTTACCGAGATCCTCTGTATGAAATAGTTAGAAAGCACATTTACAGGGAACATTTTCAGCATGTTGCTGCTCCTTACGTAGCGAAGGGAGGTGAAAAGTCACTCAATGGTGCAGTTCCGTTAAGTTCCAGTACCCGAGAGGAGGGTAGTATTCACTGCAAAAGATGCCTTTTTATGCCGAAATCATATGAAGCTTTAGTACAGCATGTTATCGAAGACCACGAACGTATAGGCTATCAGGTGACAGCAATGATAGGCCACACTAATGTAGTGGTTCCAAGATCTAAACCTCTGATGCTAATAGCTCCAAAACCGCAGGATAAAAAGCCCATGGGACTCCCTCAGAGGATGGGTCCCCTTTCCCCTGGAAGCGTTCGATCTCTTTCGTCACAACAGATGATGAACAGACTCACTATACCAAAGCCTACACTAAATTCCGCAGGAGTGAATATGATGTCAAATGTTCACCTACAACAAAACAACTACGGAGTCAAATCAGTGCCGCCCAGTTACGTTGGGCAGCCGGGGGGAAGGCTGAACTTAAGTGGTAACGCACCGGTTTCTATTTCACAACAATCGCAAACAATGAAACAGTTTTCAGCGAGTGGAAATGGGAGGCCTTATACTCTTGGAGGGGAACAGAGATCACAGGCCTCAGCAAGATACTCTCTTCAGTCTGCCAACTCATCTTCTCTCTCATCAACTCAGTTGAAACAGACGTCGTTATCTCAGTCACAGGCAGCTTCAAGAGTATTAGGTCAGTCTGGCTCGAAATCTCCTGTAGCTGCTACAGGTCCTTCCGCCGTCAATACATCATCCACACAGAAGTGGAAAATCTGTACAATCTGTAATGAGCTGTTTCCCGAAAATGTGTATAGTGTCCACTTTGAGAAGGAGCACAAGGCTGAAAAGGTGCCTGCAGTAGCTAACTATATAATGAAAATACACAATTTCACTAGCAAATGTCTATACTGTAATCGCTATTTACCCACTGACACGTTGCTTAATCATATGTTAATACATGGTCTGTCTTGTCCGTATTGCCGCTCAACCTTCAACGATGTGGAAAAGATGGCTGCTCACATGCGAATGGTTCATGTCGACGAAGAAAtgggacctaaaactgattCCACTCTAACCTTTGATTTGACATTGCAGCAGGGTAGTCACACAAATATACATCTTCTTGTAACCACCTACAACCTGAGAGATGCTCCTGCTGAATCTGTAGCTTACCATGCTCAGAATACTCCCCCTGTTCCTCCAAAACCGCAGCCGAAAATCCAGGAGAAGTCTGATGTCCCTGTAAAAAGTTCTCCACAAGCAGCAGTTCcctacaaaaaagatgtggggAAAACACTCTGTCCTCTCTGCTTTTCAATCCTAAAAGGACCCATCTCTGATGCACTTGCACATCATCTACGGGAGAGGCATCAAGTAATTCAGACAGTTCATCCGGTTGAGAAAAAGCTAACCTACAAATGCATTCATTGCCTTGGTGTATATACTAGTAACATGACTGCCTCAACTATAACGCTGCACCTTGTtcactgcagaggggttgggAAGACTCAGAACGGCCAGGACAAAGGTACTTCGTCATCTCGGCTAAGCCAGTCTCCAGCTGTAGCACCTGTAAAACGTACTTACGAACACATGGAATTCTCGCtaatgaagaagaggaaaatggatgacGATGACTCCCCCTCTGCCTTTGAGGAGAAGCCTGAAGAACCTGTAGTTCTAGCATTGGACCCCAAGGGTCACGAAGATGATTCCTACGAAGccaggaaaacatttcttacAAAATACTTTAATAAGCAACCGTATCCCACCAGGAGAGAGATTGAAaagctggctgccagcctgtgGCTATGGAAATCTGATATTGCATCTCATTTTAGTaacaagaggaagaaatgcGTTAGAGATTGTGAAAAATACAAACCTGGTGTGCTGCTTGGTTTCAACATGAAAGAGTTAAACAAGGTTAAACATGAAATGGATTTTGATGCTGAATGGCTGTTTGAAAACCACGACGAAAAGAATTCCAGAGTCAATGTTAGTAAGACTgttgataaaaaaataaacttagaAAAGGACAATGAAAGTTCCTCAGACAGCTATGAAAATATAGAAGAGGAGTACAATGAAAGCGGTAGTCCGTTTGGTCAGCGCATTTCTGACATGGGTGGGAAAGCCTCGTCTGATGGCACGGTGGAGAACCCAGAGGACAGCATAGCCAAGGAAATCATTGAAGAAAATGCATCGCAGTCCCCAGAGAAGTCTGATCAAAAACAAGAGGAAAGCTCTAAATATGAAGAGATCATTTCTGCTGAAGAACCAGCAAAACTGGTCGGTGATGTTTCAGATAGCGAAGGTGATCAGGATGATGCTGCTGAATGGAAAGATGGAGCTTCACAGTCTGAAAGTGGGCCTGGTTCTCAGCAGGTTTCTGATTTTGAAGATAATACATCGGAAGTAAAACCAGAAGTGTGGACAGATGAATCCTCCCAAAGCGAAGATGCCGGTAGCAGTAAACCGACTGCCGAGACAAAAAGGGGTGGATCCGAAAGTGATGAAGAACAGTCAAAGTGGAAGAATCGTTCCTATGGAAAAGTAGAAGAGTTTTGGTCTAAGGACCAGTCGCAATGGAAAAATGCATCAGAGATTGAGGAGAGCTTGTCAAATCAGCAGATGGAATGGCAGAATAGCACAATTGACAGCGAGGATGGAGATCAGTTTGACAGTGTGACTGATGGCGTAGCAGAACCAATGCACAGCAGCTTAACCGGTGTGGAGCTGAGTAGCCAGCAAGCGTAA
- the ADNP gene encoding activity-dependent neuroprotector homeobox protein isoform X1 — MEYCMLGTSAFHKVQQQLMMPRKAFLSQKEKQARARERDMLKKRRRRQDYLKRSVEPQKNAETIKWHRDDEKRRENEQVKDKDIKKRWRQDERERRKNVDAMNWRREDEKRENERETMFQLPVNNLGSLRKARKTVKKILSDIGLEYCKEHIEDFKQFEPNDFYLKNTTWEDVGLWDPSLTKNQDYRTKPFCCSACPFSSKFFSAYKSHFRNVHSEDFENRILLNCPYCTFNADKKTLETHIKIFHAPNANTPSGGISTFKDKNKHDSLKPKQADSVEQAVYYCKKCTYRDPLYEIVRKHIYREHFQHVAAPYVAKGGEKSLNGAVPLSSSTREEGSIHCKRCLFMPKSYEALVQHVIEDHERIGYQVTAMIGHTNVVVPRSKPLMLIAPKPQDKKPMGLPQRMGPLSPGSVRSLSSQQMMNRLTIPKPTLNSAGVNMMSNVHLQQNNYGVKSVPPSYVGQPGGRLNLSGNAPVSISQQSQTMKQFSASGNGRPYTLGGEQRSQASARYSLQSANSSSLSSTQLKQTSLSQSQAASRVLGQSGSKSPVAATGPSAVNTSSTQKWKICTICNELFPENVYSVHFEKEHKAEKVPAVANYIMKIHNFTSKCLYCNRYLPTDTLLNHMLIHGLSCPYCRSTFNDVEKMAAHMRMVHVDEEMGPKTDSTLTFDLTLQQGSHTNIHLLVTTYNLRDAPAESVAYHAQNTPPVPPKPQPKIQEKSDVPVKSSPQAAVPYKKDVGKTLCPLCFSILKGPISDALAHHLRERHQVIQTVHPVEKKLTYKCIHCLGVYTSNMTASTITLHLVHCRGVGKTQNGQDKGTSSSRLSQSPAVAPVKRTYEHMEFSLMKKRKMDDDDSPSAFEEKPEEPVVLALDPKGHEDDSYEARKTFLTKYFNKQPYPTRREIEKLAASLWLWKSDIASHFSNKRKKCVRDCEKYKPGVLLGFNMKELNKVKHEMDFDAEWLFENHDEKNSRVNVSKTVDKKINLEKDNESSSDSYENIEEEYNESGSPFGQRISDMGGKASSDGTVENPEDSIAKEIIEENASQSPEKSDQKQEESSKYEEIISAEEPAKLVGDVSDSEGDQDDAAEWKDGASQSESGPGSQQVSDFEDNTSEVKPEVWTDESSQSEDAGSSKPTAETKRGGSESDEEQSKWKNRSYGKVEEFWSKDQSQWKNASEIEESLSNQQMEWQNSTIDSEDGDQFDSVTDGVAEPMHSSLTGVELSSQQA, encoded by the exons aTGGAGTATTGCATGCTGGGAACAAGTGCTTTCCATAAG GTACAGCAGCAGCTCATGATGCCCcgtaaagcttttctttcccagaaagaaaagcaggctcGTGCCAGGGAAAGGGATATGttaaaaaagaggaggaggcgACAAGACTATCTCAAAAGAAGCGTGGAGCcgcagaaaaatgcagaaacaatAAAATGGCACAGGGATGAtgagaagaggagagaaaatgagCAAGTTAAGGACAAAGATATCAAGAAGCGGTGGAGACAGGATGAGAGAGAACGACGAAAGAATGTGGACGCTATGAATTGGCGCAGGGAAGATgagaagagggaaaatgagCGAG AAACTATGTTCCAACTTCCTGTCAACAACCTTGGCAGTTTAAGAAAGGCCCggaaaactgtgaaaaaaatacttagtgACATTGGTTTGGAATACTGTAAAGAACATATAGAA gaTTTTAAGCAGTTTGAACCTAAtgacttttatttgaaaaacactACATGGGAAGATGTAGGATTGTGGGACCCATCGCTTACAAAAAATCAG GACTATCGGACAAAGCCCTTTTGCTGCAGTGCATGTCCATTTTCCTCGAAGTTCTTTTCAGCGTACAAAAGCCACTTCCGGAATGTTCATAGTGAAGACTTTGAAAATAGGATTCTCCTTAATTGTCCTTACTGTACTTTCAATGCGGACAAAAAGACTTTGGAAAcgcacattaaaatatttcatgctcCAAATGCCAATACACCAAGTGGAGGCATCAGcacttttaaagataaaaacaaacatgatAGCCTTAAACCTAAGCAGGCTGACAGTGTAGAACAAGCTGTTTATTACTGTAAGAAGTGCACTTACCGAGATCCTCTGTATGAAATAGTTAGAAAGCACATTTACAGGGAACATTTTCAGCATGTTGCTGCTCCTTACGTAGCGAAGGGAGGTGAAAAGTCACTCAATGGTGCAGTTCCGTTAAGTTCCAGTACCCGAGAGGAGGGTAGTATTCACTGCAAAAGATGCCTTTTTATGCCGAAATCATATGAAGCTTTAGTACAGCATGTTATCGAAGACCACGAACGTATAGGCTATCAGGTGACAGCAATGATAGGCCACACTAATGTAGTGGTTCCAAGATCTAAACCTCTGATGCTAATAGCTCCAAAACCGCAGGATAAAAAGCCCATGGGACTCCCTCAGAGGATGGGTCCCCTTTCCCCTGGAAGCGTTCGATCTCTTTCGTCACAACAGATGATGAACAGACTCACTATACCAAAGCCTACACTAAATTCCGCAGGAGTGAATATGATGTCAAATGTTCACCTACAACAAAACAACTACGGAGTCAAATCAGTGCCGCCCAGTTACGTTGGGCAGCCGGGGGGAAGGCTGAACTTAAGTGGTAACGCACCGGTTTCTATTTCACAACAATCGCAAACAATGAAACAGTTTTCAGCGAGTGGAAATGGGAGGCCTTATACTCTTGGAGGGGAACAGAGATCACAGGCCTCAGCAAGATACTCTCTTCAGTCTGCCAACTCATCTTCTCTCTCATCAACTCAGTTGAAACAGACGTCGTTATCTCAGTCACAGGCAGCTTCAAGAGTATTAGGTCAGTCTGGCTCGAAATCTCCTGTAGCTGCTACAGGTCCTTCCGCCGTCAATACATCATCCACACAGAAGTGGAAAATCTGTACAATCTGTAATGAGCTGTTTCCCGAAAATGTGTATAGTGTCCACTTTGAGAAGGAGCACAAGGCTGAAAAGGTGCCTGCAGTAGCTAACTATATAATGAAAATACACAATTTCACTAGCAAATGTCTATACTGTAATCGCTATTTACCCACTGACACGTTGCTTAATCATATGTTAATACATGGTCTGTCTTGTCCGTATTGCCGCTCAACCTTCAACGATGTGGAAAAGATGGCTGCTCACATGCGAATGGTTCATGTCGACGAAGAAAtgggacctaaaactgattCCACTCTAACCTTTGATTTGACATTGCAGCAGGGTAGTCACACAAATATACATCTTCTTGTAACCACCTACAACCTGAGAGATGCTCCTGCTGAATCTGTAGCTTACCATGCTCAGAATACTCCCCCTGTTCCTCCAAAACCGCAGCCGAAAATCCAGGAGAAGTCTGATGTCCCTGTAAAAAGTTCTCCACAAGCAGCAGTTCcctacaaaaaagatgtggggAAAACACTCTGTCCTCTCTGCTTTTCAATCCTAAAAGGACCCATCTCTGATGCACTTGCACATCATCTACGGGAGAGGCATCAAGTAATTCAGACAGTTCATCCGGTTGAGAAAAAGCTAACCTACAAATGCATTCATTGCCTTGGTGTATATACTAGTAACATGACTGCCTCAACTATAACGCTGCACCTTGTtcactgcagaggggttgggAAGACTCAGAACGGCCAGGACAAAGGTACTTCGTCATCTCGGCTAAGCCAGTCTCCAGCTGTAGCACCTGTAAAACGTACTTACGAACACATGGAATTCTCGCtaatgaagaagaggaaaatggatgacGATGACTCCCCCTCTGCCTTTGAGGAGAAGCCTGAAGAACCTGTAGTTCTAGCATTGGACCCCAAGGGTCACGAAGATGATTCCTACGAAGccaggaaaacatttcttacAAAATACTTTAATAAGCAACCGTATCCCACCAGGAGAGAGATTGAAaagctggctgccagcctgtgGCTATGGAAATCTGATATTGCATCTCATTTTAGTaacaagaggaagaaatgcGTTAGAGATTGTGAAAAATACAAACCTGGTGTGCTGCTTGGTTTCAACATGAAAGAGTTAAACAAGGTTAAACATGAAATGGATTTTGATGCTGAATGGCTGTTTGAAAACCACGACGAAAAGAATTCCAGAGTCAATGTTAGTAAGACTgttgataaaaaaataaacttagaAAAGGACAATGAAAGTTCCTCAGACAGCTATGAAAATATAGAAGAGGAGTACAATGAAAGCGGTAGTCCGTTTGGTCAGCGCATTTCTGACATGGGTGGGAAAGCCTCGTCTGATGGCACGGTGGAGAACCCAGAGGACAGCATAGCCAAGGAAATCATTGAAGAAAATGCATCGCAGTCCCCAGAGAAGTCTGATCAAAAACAAGAGGAAAGCTCTAAATATGAAGAGATCATTTCTGCTGAAGAACCAGCAAAACTGGTCGGTGATGTTTCAGATAGCGAAGGTGATCAGGATGATGCTGCTGAATGGAAAGATGGAGCTTCACAGTCTGAAAGTGGGCCTGGTTCTCAGCAGGTTTCTGATTTTGAAGATAATACATCGGAAGTAAAACCAGAAGTGTGGACAGATGAATCCTCCCAAAGCGAAGATGCCGGTAGCAGTAAACCGACTGCCGAGACAAAAAGGGGTGGATCCGAAAGTGATGAAGAACAGTCAAAGTGGAAGAATCGTTCCTATGGAAAAGTAGAAGAGTTTTGGTCTAAGGACCAGTCGCAATGGAAAAATGCATCAGAGATTGAGGAGAGCTTGTCAAATCAGCAGATGGAATGGCAGAATAGCACAATTGACAGCGAGGATGGAGATCAGTTTGACAGTGTGACTGATGGCGTAGCAGAACCAATGCACAGCAGCTTAACCGGTGTGGAGCTGAGTAGCCAGCAAGCGTAA